From one Aspergillus fumigatus Af293 chromosome 8, whole genome shotgun sequence genomic stretch:
- a CDS encoding oxidoreductase, short chain dehydrogenase/reductase family, with amino-acid sequence MSTGGSKSICPLMTEGVLESNRVRAIAVEIVLGEPDMKVRRRLWGKLESFGPGVIGRLLPDWDILLCKAESGPYKQATGGQTCISDCLWQCHWSRLNGIWGDLRTSDSVLKKYLVLSTNNDEMPSIKNSTIVIFGGSSGIGYGVADKCLSEGAVVHISSSNPTRITQAVSSLKEKYPEGQVTGHTCDLSLPDVEQGLVKLFEEIGSCDHIVYTAGDALAVRPLKDLDLQFIQKAGHIRFDVPLLVAKLALRVLKPGYTSSLILTGGAVGDRPQPDWAVVAGYAAGLYGMVRGLALDMKPLRVNFVSPGPVKTGLFTDELAEMFAKRTTLGKVGSVEEAAEAYVYLMKDTNATGSCVSTNAGSLLV; translated from the exons ATGTCTACTGGAGGATCTAAATCCATATGTCCTCTCATGACAGAGGGCGTACTCGAATCCAATCGAGTTCGGGCCATTGCCGTCGAGATAGTCCTTGGGGAACCGGACATGAAAGTCCGTCGCAGGCTGTGGGGCAAACTGGAGAGTTTCGGACCTGGGGTGATTGGCCGGTTATTGCCTGATTGGGATATTTTGTTATGCAAAGCCGAGTCAGGACCATATAAGCAGGCTACGGGGGGACAAACATGTATATCTGATTGCCTCTGGCAGTGTCATTGGTCTCGGCTGAACGGTATTTGGGGGGATTTACGGACTTCGGACTCGGTTTTAAAAAA ATACCTTGTTCTTAGTACTAATAACGACGAAATGCCCTCCATCAAGAACTCCACAATTGTCATCTTTGGCGGTAGCTCCGGCATCGGCTACGGTGTCGCCGACAAATGTCTCTCTGAAGGCGCCGTCGTGcacatctcctcctccaacccCACCCGCATCACTCAGGCCGTCTCTTCTCTGAAGGAGAAGTATCCTGAGGGGCAAGTAACCGGCCACACTTGCGACCTCTCCCTTCCGGACGTGGAGCAAGGCCTCGTCAAGCTATTCGAGGAAATCGGCTCCTGTGACCACATCGTCTACACCGCTGGGGACGCGCTAGCCGTCAGACCGCTTAAGGACCTCGATCTGCAGTTCATCCAGAAGGCAGGACACATCCGCTTCGATGTCCCGCTGCTCGTTGCGAAACTTGCCCTGCGGGTCCTGAAGCCAGGGTATACCTCATCGCTGATCCTGACCGGTGGCGCGGTAGGGGATCGGCCGCAGCCGGATTGGGCTGTTGTTGCGGGGTATGCGGCTGGGTTGTACGGGATGGTGCGCGGTCTAGCTTTGGATATGAAGCCTCTGCGGGTGAATTTCGTTAGTCCTGGTCCGGTGAAGACGGGACTGTTTACGGATGAGTTGGCGGAGATGTTCGCGAAGAGGACCACGCTGGGGAAGGTGGGGAGTGTagaggaggcggcggaggcgtATGTTTATCTGATGAAGGATACGAATGCAACGGGGAGCTGTGTGAGCACGAATGCGGGATCTTTGTTAGTCTGA
- a CDS encoding URC4/urg3 family protein: MDREIQYVLGLKAVRERAHRVLQLAEEGRLNHFEYHPDRLQDAVQYVINIIKRDFGPDKYHLIPPHGRWQHFEVGGVSRPESLLKQWKSDGANPLEQTRGLLDLFFVSVLLDAGAGDRWRFTEPDTDIVVGRSEGTALASYNMFVNGDFSTVDSERRDVVMGQALKDFDAATLQRGFQIDEKTNPLVGASSRVELLRALGQSLLNLPEIFGPAGRPGNLVDYLLSQSSTTKEINYETLWTTLQTVLLPVWPSSRTHIDGRPLGDAWPLQVLADDAQGTHQNSKCAHIQPFHKLTQWLAYSLTVPFERLLGVKWTNMDLGTGLPEYRNGGLFVDLGVLTLKPAAEEHGRHNSGSTLPAFEATSDEIVEWRAMTVALLDKLHEQIMNSEVFSGVRLRLAQVLEAGSWKAGRELAAEKRPETRSSPILILGDGTLF, translated from the exons ATGGATCGAGAAATACAGTACGTCCTTGGGCTAAAAGCTGTCCGTGAACGAGCCCATAGAGTCCTGCAACTCGCAGAGGAAGGTCGGCTGAATCACTTTGAGTACCATCCCGATCGCCTCCAGGATGCGGTACAATACGTGATCAATATTATCAAG CGCGACTTTGGCCCAGACAAGTACCACCTCATCCCGCCACATGGCCGCTGGCAACACTTTGAAGTCGGCGGCGTCAGTCGCCCTGAGAGTCTACTGAAGCAGTGGAAGAGTGACGGCGCGAATCCACTTGAGCAGACACGTGGATTGTTAGACTTATTCTTCGTCTCGGTGCTACTTGACGCGGGAGCAGGTGACAGATGGCGGTTCACTGAACCAGACACGGATATCGTTGTTGGCCGTAGCGAGGGGACCGCATTAGCCTCGTACAATATGTTTGTAAATGGCGACTTTTCGACTGTTGATAGTGAGAGAAGGGATGTTGTGATGG GGCAAGCCCTCAAGGACTTTGACGCTGCAACTCTGCAACGCGGTTTCCAGATAGACGAGAAGACGAATCCCCTCGTCGGAGCGTCTTCTCGCGTGGAACTACTACGGGCCTTGGGCCAGTCACTCCTGAACCTTCCAGAGATATTCGGCCCGGCCGGTCGACCAGGAAACCTAGTTG ACTACCTACTTTCTCAGTCATCAACCACAAAAGAAATCAACTACGAAACCCTCTGGACCACACTGCAAACTGTCCTCCTGCCCGTGTGGCCCTCATCCCGCACCCACATCGACGGCCGCCCCCTCGGCGACGCCTGGCCCCTCCAAGTCCTCGCAGATGATGCTCAGGGAACACACCAAAACTCCAAATGCGCGCACATCCAGCCCTTCCATAAACTCACACAGTGGTTGGCGTACTCCCTGACGGTTCCCTTCGAACGCCTGCTGGGCGTGAAATGGACGAATATGGATCTCGGCACTGGTCTCCCAGAGTACCGCAATGGAGGCCTGTTTGTTGACCTTGGTGTTCTAACACTGAAGCCTGCTGCGGAAGAACATGGTCGACACAATTCTGGATCGACACTTCCGGCATTTGAGGCGACGTCGGATGAGATTGTGGAGTGGCGCGCGATGACGGTTGCACTATTGGACAAGTTGCATGAGCAAATTATGAACAGTGAGGTGTTTTCCGGGGTTAGGCTGCGCCTTGCCCAGGTTCTAGAAGCTGGGAGCTGGAAGGCTGGACGGGAATTGGCGGCTGAGAAGAGGCCGGAGACTAGATCAAGCCCGATTTTGATACTGGGTGATGGGACACTGTTTTAA